A single window of Bactrocera tryoni isolate S06 unplaced genomic scaffold, CSIRO_BtryS06_freeze2 scaffold_33, whole genome shotgun sequence DNA harbors:
- the LOC120781136 gene encoding uncharacterized protein LOC120781136 has translation MNTPQLQQKTQQREQQNKDVQEEEYGTVFRRSSRILRSPILTDTPKQTDKTGEKADSRETPAPQAAPAKQGEGKSTPAATKDGNQSSPKQEYITQMRRAEEESLEKCKGIVQKMKLAMAKQKNVSSMDVKNGAAQLDELFDVIKSYRRNWLTAETEKRRVHLSRRIATPSQQPRSGVRQAPWSREKQCDHDTKTTASGKKFCQKARKTHVNEGTREEAPKNANKRQPANNMAANQKGNNRPKRQTEAVIIKPAEGNSYAEVLKNIRSKVDLKEAEVKIKGIRKTRAGALLLELEKGQSTKTSFCEALKSTLKETATVADLKTKVTIEIRDLDSLTTKEEVAGAVKEALQDPTEGLAINITAPNTREQVRAYLTLDQDRADALMRQARIKIGWVSCRLRLKETPKRCFRCFGPGHLTWDCKGPDRRGQGVCIKCGQPGHKLKDCEKLPSCCLCKEAKHEKIDHIPGSAKCTVYRNYRGK, from the coding sequence ATGAATACAccgcaactacaacaaaaaacccAACAGAGGGAACAGCAAAACAAAGACGTACAAGAAGAGGAATACGGAACGGTGTTCCGCAGAAGCAGCAGGATACTCAGATCCCCCATACTCACCGACACCCCAAAGCAGACGGACAAAACTGGCGAAAAGGCAGACTCAAGGGAGACTCCGGCCCCACAAGCAGCACCGGCAAAGCAGGGAGAAGGGAAGAGTACCCCAGCTGCCACAAAAGACGGAAATCAGAGCTCGCCGAAACAAGAATACATCACCCAAATGAGACGAGCAGAAGAAGAATCCCTGGAAAAGTGCAAGGGGATAGTGCAAAAAATGAAGTTGGCGATGGCGAAGCAAAAGAACGTCAGCAGCATGGACGTAAAGAACGGAGCGGCACAGCTAGACGAGCTCTTCGACGTCATTAAGAGCTACCGCAGAAATTGGCTCACTGCAGAAACCGAGAAAAGGCGGGTACACCTAAGCAGACGCATCGCGACCCCGAGTCAGCAACCTCGAAGCGGCGTGCGACAAGCCCCGTGGAGCCGCGAGAAACAGTGCGACCACGACACGAAAACGACAGCCAGtggcaaaaagttttgccaaaaaGCCAGGAAAACTCACGTCAACGAAGGAACGAGGGAAGAAGCGCCTAAAAACGCAAACAAGAGGCAACCAGCCAACAACATGGCCGCAAACCAGAAAGGAAATAACAGGCCGAAACGACAAACAGAGGCCGTTATAATAAAACCAGCAGAAGGAAACAGCTACGCCGAAGTCCTCAAGAATATCCGTAGCAAGGTAGATCTTAAAGAGGCAGAAGTCAAAATCAAAGGGATCCGCAAAACAAGAGCCGGAGCCCTATTACTAGAGCTAGAGAAGGGACAGTCCACAAAGACCAGCTTCTGTGAGGCACTTAAATCCACTCTCAAAGAGACTGCAACTGTAGCCGACCTGAAAACTAAGGTTACTATAGAAATTAGAGACCTCGACTCGCTGACAACAAAAGAAGAAGTAGCAGGGGCTGTCAAAGAAGCGCTACAGGACCCCACTGAAGGCTTGGCGATCAACATAACAGCTCCTAACACAAGAGAGCAGGTAAGGGCATACCTAACGCTGGACCAGGATAGAGCTGATGCACTAATGCGACAGGCACGCATCAAAATCGGCTGGGTTAGCTGCAGGCTGCGGCTGAAAGAAACCCCCAAGAGGTGTTTCCGCTGCTTTGGTCCAGGACACTTAACCTGGGACTGCAAAGGGCCCGATAGAAGGGGACAAGGTGTTTGCATAAAATGCGGCCAACCAGGTCATAAATTGAAAGATTGCGAGAAGCTTCCTTCATGTTGCCTTTGCAAAGAGGCCAAACATGAAAAAATCGATCACATCCCGGGCTCCGCAAAATGCACGGTATATAGGAATTACCGAGGCAAATGA
- the LOC120781134 gene encoding uncharacterized protein LOC120781134, producing the protein MAARLGLVVHNTGNATTFRRPGCEETTPDITLSTERMAGSIKNWKVLEDYTGSDHHYISFMIDTGTSTNQQKKTTGTRKWNFAKLDTSKLISAIDDQNPSSKPPIIAGKTVEHTMLNITRACQKAMPKASHSKHKAAVYWWTENIAQLRRTCLRLRRSYTRSRRRGAATQEADQYKLAKKELKHAIDDSKKKKWEELREDINRNPWGLGYKIVMKKLGARAKPPDLTAAKMDNIVNALFPTHETRARDPEHILRPTQIPGLPLRSCN; encoded by the coding sequence ATGGCTGCGCGGCTAGGGCTAGTAGTGCACAATACGGGAAATGCAACTACGTTTAGAAGACCGGGATGCGAGGAAACCACACCAGACATTACCCTATCAACAGAACGCATGGCAGGCTCAATAAAGAACTGGAAGGTCCTGGAGGATTACACTGGCAGCGATCATCACTACATCTCATTTATGATCGACACGGGAACAAGCACTAACCAGCAGAAGAAAACAACTGGAACACGAAAGTGGAACTTTGCGAAGCTAGATACTTCGAAATTAATCTCCGCAATAGACGACCAAAACCCATCTAGCAAACCCCCCATAATCGCAGGAAAAACTGTCGAGCACACAATGCTTAATATAACAAGAGCCTGTCAAAAAGCAATGCCCAAGGCCTCCCACAGCAAACATAAAGCAGCAGTTTACTGGTGGACTGAAAATATAGCCCAACTCAGACGGACATGCCTCCGCCTTCGTAGATCCTACACGAGATCCAGGCGTAGAGGAGCCGCAACTCAAGAAGCCGATCAATACAAATTAGCAAAGAAGGAGCTAAAGCATGCCATCGAcgacagcaaaaagaaaaaatgggaggAACTACGCGAGGATATAAATAGAAACCCCTGGGGACTCGGGTATAAAATAGTGATGAAGAAACTCGGCGCTCGAGCAAAGCCACCTGATCTAACCGCTGCCAAAATGGATAACATTGTGAACGCACTATTCCCCACACACGAAACAAGGGCTAGGGACCCAGAACACATCCTAAGACCGACGCAAATCCCCGGTTTACCCTTGAGGAGCTGCAACTAG